The segment ATGTAGTTTCTGAATCACACTCTGTAATCTGTTCGAAGACAACAGCAGAGCCGTATTTGCACCCTTTCTTTAGGAGCCTGTGGAACAGAAGTGTAGTTAGTGCAACAGAGTGAAAGAGGCTGGAATGGTAAAAAGGACTATGACAAAGAGACAGGGAAACTAAAACCCCTTATACTCTATGGTAAAGTCATTCTGATGGGAGGTATTAAAATCTTAAAGCGCTGCAGAAATTGTGAAGAGCAAACTACAGATTAATCCTTAATGGCTTTAAGGCCATTAAGCTTAGTATTTTTTCAAGCTTAATTAAGGTAGTAGAGCTCTTATGGGGAGAGGGACAAGCAGCTGTCTTCAACACTTCCAAGTCTATTATGACATTCTTTTGAAGCAAATTACTTGGAAACATGCACCATGACAGGATCCCACTCCTGGATAATGTCTTCCATCAGGCTGCTAGGTCAAGTTTTCAGGAGACATCTTCTTGAGTTCAGATTCTCTGGTACACCACCTGTGTCACACATTGAGGAGTCAGTGTAACaaataataaatttcttttattgttgCTTTGTAATATAAAATGATTAAATCCACGATTCCACAGTAAGagacagtaaaaaaacccagttgAATAAGAGGAATGTGGCATAACTaagttacattttaaaacaaggaCCCACCAGAATGTTTTCTAAAAGTCCTTTCCTATGACATTTTCCTTCCACAGCTCCATCTCACAGTGACATTTGTGTAGCCTGCTCTGTGACCAGTGCTAGGGTGGCTGGAAAGAATGGTACAGACATTGTCACCCCTGTGCTAACACAGGAGTGAAATCTGGAAAAAGTGCACAGAGTTAACAAAAAACCTCTACAGCAGGGCATGGATTAAACACTGTCTTTTCTCTCTGGCTCTCATGTCATTGAACGGGACTCCTGAGGCAGgggtgtccaaggccaggccgAGGTGGCAAACTTCTTCCAGGCCCAGAGAACATTCTGCACTGCAGGTGGCCTGAGAGAGGAGCACACACACAGTCCCTTGCACCACTGGACACAGCAGCACTTCCAGTCAGTTCTTCCAAGGACACAGATGCTGCCAATGGTGCTACGGTGGTGCTACAAGGACAGATGCTACAAGGACAGTGTGTTAGACTGACGGGGGGTTTGTCACCCAGGAGATACATGATGAGAGACTAGGACATCACTAGgtttttctagaaaaataattactgttgGGTATGGAACAAGAGTCCCAAGCAGCTGCTGAGTCTCCAGGCAGCTGGATTAATTTTAAGCATATGCCCTGCTTTATCCTCAATCACGAGTTCAATTACTCTGTCCTTGCACATGGGAAACCAACAGTGAGTATCTGAAAACAAACCTATCCATACTGGTCTTACTGGTAAACTGTCCAGGCTCTTCCACCCACCAAGAATGCAGCAAGCCAATTAACCAAAAGAGATGTTTGAACAAGATTGTCCTTGCCCACCAGGAAGTGAGATCTTCTTCAAATGTCTCCTTCAGGTCcctccaggaaggaaaaaaggcattttactACTGACAGGTCCAGGAAACACAGTCCTCCTGGATGAGGATGCAGCCTGCAACCTGCTCTGTCCTCCCTGAGCTCACTGTCCCAGCGTCCCATCTGCCGGGCCTCGCAGCGCCTGCCTGAGGACAAGCTCCTTGAGCTGATGCAGTTTATTGTCCCTTAAGGCATCTTGAATGGTGCTGAAGAAACCAAAGTAGTGCTGGAAGTTGTGCATCATGAGCAGGACACCGGCCAGCAGCTCGTTGGTCACCAGGAGGTGATGGACGTAGGCACGAGTGTGCCTCTGACAGCAGTAACAGCTGCATCCTTCCAGCACAGGACCAAAGTCGTCGTGGTACCTTAAGGAAGAAGCAACACTGGGTAACATCAGAGCTAAGAAGACCCATGCAAGCAATAAAGAGTACCCCTCTAACCACCAGGCCTTTTGCAGGGACCTGAGCCTAAAGTCCTGAGGTCCTTAATCCAGATTTGCTGACAGCTCAGACCAGCACCACTGGCACAAAGGACTCCAGATATCAgagatggtttgggttggaagggaccttaaacatcGTGCAGCTCCCACACTCTGCCATGGCCCAGGCCTCCTCATGCCAGAACTCGCTTCAGAGCCAAAAGGCCACACATTTAAGTCAGAATAACTCTGACTACACTACAGCTAACAGCAGAGAGAGGCCTCATCTGCGCCTTCCCTggcagaaaagctgcagtgcAAGACAGCTATCACACAGTTCATGAAGGAGAAAGCCACCAAAACCACAGATTTACTAATCCCACTATTCACAAAACAGATGCACCATTCCACAGAGAGAGCAAAACAACACAATTGTCTACTCAGACAGCCTGGCAGTACCTGTgacaaaaagaaggaaggacAAGTGATAACAACAGCCCAAGTTTTTGTGAAGTATCCAGAAATGGCAgaactgctctgcagctgccaaaaCTGAGTCCCAGAGTAGGGGTCTCCATAGTTTAAATAAGATCTAGTATCTCAAGATGACCCAAGTTAGATGTGGAAGACCAAAGTGATTCAGAGACCACCTTTGTGAACCTATGGTCTTTCAGCTGAGACATAATTACGACCACAGAATGTTTGCTGGATAAATGATCAGGAAACCCCTGGCTCTAGGTCAGGCAAAAGACAACGCTTTCACAGACAGGCTGCTGCCTGATAACAAGCTAGAATTTTTGTCCTTCACTCAATGTCCAGAAGTGGTCTCTTCAACAACTTCATGCTTTATGAAGTCTCTCATCCAGCTGCTGACCAGatacaaataaatacagaggACAAAAGCATCATATTTATTCACACAGCTGCAGGTACCCTCCCTACAAACTCACATACTTTTTGTCCTTCAGAGATATCTCAAATGGTGTCATTTCGGGGTCAGCACTGGAGACTTCCTCCTGGTCTTCTTGAGCACCATTCTTCTCCAAGTCCTGGGTCCCATTTTGTGTTAaaactgattaaattaaaaacacacaacAGCCTTAGAACAGAGAGCAAGAGCAGAGCAAGGGTAGCAACCTTAGAGTAGATATTTCTGGTACTTTCTTGCAACTGAAAACTCCTGCCACAAGTTTCCACTTTTCTTCTACAAAGCAGATATTTTACTTTAATTGCTGTAGGTTAATTAACACAAATACACTTTTAGATGATCAAAACAGCAAATGACAAGTGAAAACTAATCAAAAGTTAGAACTGAAATAACAGTATAACTTTTTGCTGCTCTACTGAGCTGAATTCTTTATAAAATGCCAAAAGTATTTTGTCTGAACTGTATGTTGAATAGAATGCAATCACTGAACAAATTGATTTTATTGAGATTTTGTTAGAGTAGACAGGCAACTCATCTGCATTCAGTCATTCTACTTTCCATACTGTGATCACTCAGGGAATTAGATGcctcttgttttttttaaaaaaatcaaccctGGAATCCAAAGAGGCTGGTAGCACTAATTCAGAAGAGGTAGGTTCCACGTCTGCCTTTTCAGCATctatctgaaaaataaagaaccaTCCCATGATTTTATAGGTTTGCATTTTTAAGTTTGCTCTTAAGGAGATGTATCTGGAAATACTAATATCACTTTGTATAATATCACTTTGTATATTTGTTTGCATAATCCATGCCTACcgtgtttgtttttaaaacagacaCAGGACAAAACCACTGCCATTATCCAGAGCCTTATAATTTAAGAATAAAGTAAGacaagataaagaaaaacaaacattttttgttaaaaaatagcAGCAAGCACAAAGAAACTATTCAGCCAGCTGAATAGTTCTGTTCTATTCAGCTGGCTCTGAATTATCCAGGCATGAAAAGCCACTAGGTTCTACCcaagagaaaaaatgtaaaatgtttctctgtattaaaaacatttaataggccaaaacaaaacagctgcTTGAAACACATTTGATAGCTGCTTTAATGGGTGATACACATGCCCATCTCACAGAGCAATGAATTATGAACAGAGCATTTTGGTTTTGACATAAACCTATGAATGCAAGGACTGAGAGGAAAACTGCCcaaataaatgggaaaattcTGACAGCTAGaaaaaagaacttaaaaatatattattacaacagacacattttaatttaattctaGAGATCACTTAATAGGTCTAGCCTTCACTGTTAATGGTAACAGAAAATTTGCCAATGGTGTCAAACTAGAACCCCTCTATTCAGGAGGTgtttaagaaatatttaatcATCACATTTTGGCTCATGAGACATTCAGAGGCCTCAAGTTTTACTCAGCAGATTTCACCCCAAAGCACCCCGCCTTCAAAAGCAACACGTGGTAGTGGAATCCCAGTTTTTCCAGTGGTCACTGCATTTATTTCAGGAACAAAGCCCTCAAACACAGATTTCTCCCAAATATGAATTATGCTTACCacaatataaaatgtaaaaactgTAACAACCATCAAGAAGCCTACCTGTTGCTTCAGGATCTGGATGGTAGTTGTAACTGAAAACCAAGGCACAGCCTCGCTCCGTCACTTGGAAGGGAAAGAAGCTCTCAAAAATGTCCACTCCCCTTTCAATGCACTCCAGCACCTCATCTGGTTTGCCTACACCATGAATCATTCTGCAGGAGACACACAGGGAGCCAAATCTACAATATTCTGAATAGAAGCAAGCAGGTACCTGaaggaaaagacctccaggTCATGTGCAGCACATGAAGCTTTTCTATGCAACTGCTAACAGCCACCGCTCAGAATTCCGCGTGCTTCCACTTCCCCACCTCCAACCCATCCAGTACACAACATGCTTTTCATTATTTGCCCTTTGGAAGACAGCAATAATGCCTCATTTACTGTAGAAAAACCCCATTCTGTTCACTGTGTTTGAAGTTATTTGCACGTGATTTCTTTCACATAAATACAATTAGATTCACAACATCTGTGCCATAGGACAGATATTTTCCTTACTCATGTTTGTGTCCCAGTGAACTACCAGTTCCCAGACACATGGAGCCTTTTGCTCGTTAGCTGTTTAGAAGACAGTCTAACAAGAGTCTCAACAGAGACAGCAGTAGATGGCTGGTCAAAGATACAAGTCCTTCAGGTGACAGACACATCCTGCTGCACTGGGAAACCGCCTGGGGGAGAACGCACTAATGAAAAACATCATTAGAAACAGAAAACCTCCTTGCTTTAGTcctcccttctcttttctccctaCCTGATCTACCCAAAAACATGGGCTGTAACATCTCCTGAGACATGGCACTAAGAGCCAGCAAGAGCCTGGCTGGATTGCCATCAATAGTAATAGAGATCCTGCTGGCAGCCAAATTTAGCTGGCAGCTTCACCGAGGGTGGGTGAAGTGTGAGAGAGTAGAGCActgcctgctctcctgcaggtgCATGGCTGggctgaaagcagcagaagttaATGTGGGGCAATGAGCTAAACAGATAATTAGGAAAATACACAGGGGCTGATAAATGAAGGCACAAGGTGCCATTTTTAGTCACTTTTCTAAGTACTCCAATTAAATTGATGAGCGCAGAATAAGGATAGGAGAAGTTTACAGCATGAGTGTTTTATGTTTCAGGTTCCCATGACAGGGAGAAAATAATATGCAAAAGTCAAAACAGTAGCTCGATCAAAGCCTTGCTGAAACTCATCCCTGCACAGATAAGGacaaacatttgctcttgcaaGGGTTCCTACGCTATTGGAAAGGAAAACGAATTTTATCAAGAGACTTAAGTCCCTTTAGGTACATGAAAGGACTCTTCATAAAGAGTACACTCGTAAGATCATTTTACCATCACACAAAAAGCAGCCACTTCTTGCGTGAAGCACAGAAAGTGTCTTCTAGAGAATTTCATGCTGGGGTGGAACAGAGCTGAAAAACAACTTCTCCAGCCAGAATGGCAAGGGTGATTCAGGAGCAAGGACTGCCTGAAATTCACTTTAGTACTTCCAAGACCCCTCAGGGGCTAATCAGCTCTCTTCCTATCAAGAGGTCAGAAACACTTGTCTTAACAAGACAAGCAAACTATTTGATAGAGGAGGCAGATGCACTGGTAGCCACCGAGGTTAGCTGAGCAGATTGGACTCTAATGCTCCCAGGGGATCTTTTAAGTAGCTCAACCAGACAGGATAGCAACAACACAGCAAGCCTCCTAATTGTCAGGAAAATTCAAACCCCAGGCACCACTAAGCAAGAACAAGCTGCTGCAACACCAGACACAGTGCTCttgcatttaatttccttttaaacacCACTAGGTCAGAGCAATGCTCTGCTAGCAAAGAGAAGCAGGAACACAGTGGGACCTCAGTCATTCTCTTCAGGAAATAATCAAAAAGGCAACCATATTATTTCTGTAGCAGTTGTCCTGGTAAGAGCAATCTAGCGGGCTCAACCCAATAAGGAAACCTCTACACTTCTGAACCACTAGCAAATATTAGCACACATTTTAGTTACTGTTAGTCAGTTGTAAGGATTAAGAAAGCTGCCACTCCTGTCCAGTCCTTGGCATGGGTCTGATGGGCACAACTACCAATTCAGATATGCAATAAGCCCCACACTGTCCAAGAAGAGAATACCACTGTTCTGGGCCAGCCTGTACCACCCCAGGTAGTGCACAGGCCCAGTGCCTCAGGTACCAGGACAGAGCTGGTGACCAAGGTTGTGTGGCAAGCACTGGCTGGTTCTGCCAGCACCCCTCTCTGCCATCTGCCAGTTCAGGCCAGAGAGAACTGGAAACTAAAGAGAAGTCCCTGCAAAATATCTTTATAATAACGTTCTTGTTTGAGGTGAACTTCAAGTAAACCATGGCCTCCAATACCAAATGCAAGTAACCCTGACATATCCTACCTGTAACTCTTCCTAAAAACTCTTCCTCAAACCCACAGCACGAGCAAAGCCTGGTGCCAGTTGCAGCTAAAAAAGTGTTGAAGACTGCAGCCTGACAATGGTAAAATTtacacagcctggcacacacagagctgtgcaatACAGTGATTATTTCCTACAGGGAAACTGCACAGCAGCCTGTAGATGTTCCTCATAATAGGACAGATGGATTTCTTGGGATGTTGCCCACACAACTTACCTTGGTTTAtcctctggcagctctgctgtgacagaAGCTATCAGTTTCAACTTGGTCTCCTTGGCCATGGCACTTCCCTGGAAGCCATCTAGCAGAAAGCCACCCACAGGCCGCTTGGCAGTCTCCCTGGCTGATCTGAGCCTCTCTTCCAAGATATCTCCACCTTCAATTGCCCCAAACATTACACTTCCTTGTAGTTCCTGTCCCAGGAGAAAGCTACAAGTGTTAGAGCATGCTCTGCCAAAGACATGAAACACATCTCATAGCGAGACTTCAGATGCCTGCTACCTAAGCCCGACATTCCCAGGAACTTGCCAGAACCACGGGATTTTATCTCATGTAAGAGTATTCCCCACACAACACTATGAAGTCCATGTGTAAGAAATGGGAGTAGTGGAGACCAGATTCTGCTCCTTGCCTTGACACTAATCACTGAGAATTTGGATGCCACTCTTCCCACCTCCCTACAGAAGGCAATAACCACACACCAGCGTTGTACAGGGCTTTTTATGGATGGGATCTCAGCAATAGATGTGTTAGTGCAAAATACAAAGCAGGTGTCATCATCCTGGCTGTCAGAACAGATGTCACAGGAAATTCCCTTTCAGGACATACAAACACCAACTCCTGTCATTCCTTTCCCTTGTAGTGCAGATTTAGATAGCATGTTTCCTCTCACTAAAAGGGAGGAAAGTTTCAAAGCTGctggaagaaataaagaatagCACTCACTAATTCTATCAAATCCTCCCTCACTTGGAACGAAGGGGACTTCAGAGCAAAAAGATGGGTTTTCTCAATCCAAATAAGAAGATCCCACTTTGCCCATGCATCTAATAAATAAGGTAAGTGAAAGAAATGCATCATAacccaaaagcagaaagaaaaatcctaaaATGTAGTTCTCCTCAACTAGTAGAGATGAGGGGTGATCCTGGTGCAGAACACCATTTActaaaggaaggaaggaaaactcACTGTGCTGCTGGTTATACTTTACTCTGGACTGTAAGCTGGGCATTCTCTGATACACACACGACACAATTTCCTACTAAGCCACATCCTGGGGCTGGTCCAGGATGCAGCACAGACCAAGAAGCACATGCAGTGATACTGCCTCAGTATCCTGGGGGCCTTACCGGTgacttttcctgcagctgaaggCATATATCCAAGAAGGAGAGTGACCTATCCACAGACTTCTTGGCTCTTTTTCTGCCAGCTTCCCCAGAAATGGTGTCTCCATCAGAGATGCACTGGAACCAGTCTGGCTGGATGGCCCGCTGGATGTCCATGAACTTGGAAGCTGTCATCTCCATGCGCCCGGAGCTTCCCCACAGGGAAACCGTCTGTACAGGAAGAACAGGGGTGAACAGCAGTTGTAAGGACAGCAGATCTTAGGgtgaaaggagagaaggaattGAAACACCAGATACTGGAATGATAGCTCATTAGGTAAGTTCCCCTGGAGCATGGCTCAGATAATCAGCTGCATTTAGCACAAtgaatgaaaggaaataaatgactGAACTGGAATTTCTAAGATACTCTTTGGTGAACCATCCCACTTAGCACTGACTTCTCCGGTTTTAAAAACCTAAGATAGAGCAGCTGGCCTCTCATCACACAAATTAGTGGcagaattgggaaaaaaaaaaaaaagcttgaacTCCCATCAAACTTGTTGTCTAGTAAGCAAAAGCttataaaaagcagcaaagttGCAATGGCAAATACAATTCGCTAGTTTTACATACAAAATGCAAACCCAAGAAACTACTTCCTCTTCTGAGCACTTCACTCATACAACACACACGAATGTAGGTGTTCATATAAACCATACAGACTGGGAAGAATACAAAGGCTTGTTAAGCACTCAGTTTTAGAAGCCCATGTTATTTTAGGTCTCTAATCCAGCAACTCCAGAAGGCACTGCGATACCCAAACTGAACCAATGCAAGGAATGGCAGGCGCTCATTAGGATTCTTCCCTGTCTCTTCACATGCTTTCCATCCTGCCAGCACACATGGGAGCTTCCATCGTTACTCTGTGATACCCTCAGAAGAATATAAAGCAAGACAAAAGCACATAGACAGAGAGGTTATCTTACCTGAACACCTCCAGGCTAGCAGATGTCACCATTCAATTCACTAAACATTCAGATTCATAAAATGTTCACATTTTAGCCTATTTTGCAGAATCTGTAATTAACCTGTGAGTGCAGCTTGGCCATTGCTTTGGTTGTATTATTGTTAGGCTTGTGGAACTGCTGCTCCACAACTTTAAAGGGGTATTCAAGTAGGTTAAGTAAAGGGCTCGAGCCCTTTGGAAGTCAGCTCTTCTCATCTGCAATTCTATTCatgcttttttaaatgagaatgGGTTTTCAGCCATCAGAAACAGCATATAGCTTGGAGGGTTATGGGCACTTTTTGGGGCCTGAGGGTTTAAACACATTCTCCTAGCCTATGCCAGACAGACAGATTAGGCAGTGCAGTTCTCATGCATACTAATTTGCAAATTGAATTTCATCAGCAGATGCAAAAAGTATgagcaaaagcattttttttctggtctggTCCCCACAAAGACCTAAAAGGATTGCACAAGTATACTGCATGCCTGTTGTCCGTCCATCCATCCTGATTACTTCTGGCCTTATCAGCCATTTTCACCAAATTTGAATAAAAACAGAAGTCTccaaaacaataattttttttgcaaactTCCAGAGTTCCAAAATTTGTATCTACAGAATAACTGAAGCACAGCAGCATTTATTCTGCAGCAGCATGATGTTCACACAGTACCTGCTGCCTCTTATTGTGAGAACATCGAGGAACAGCTGGTGAAGGCAGGCAGAGGAAAGTCAGAGTTGCCTGAGCCAGTGTGTAATCACATCTAGTTACCTTCATTCTGTtcttgagaggaaaaaagctgctttaataaataaaatagccATGCAGCTTAGAGAGCTGAGCATTATCCTGTGATTATTTAAATCCAGCCAGTGCTAGGCTTTCTGGCACAGAGCTTTCTGTCCCATTGCTTTCAAAAAGCTTTCGTAAGTATTTGTCAGCACAGATCCAGCTGCAGAAGGCCTTACAACAAGGTGACAAATATCTTTAccagcttatttttaaaaacccaaaaaagtcTGAATCAAACTCCCAACACCCAAGCTTAGACTGCTCCTCTCACCTCAAAGCTGCACAACAGTGGGACAAGCTTCAGGTAATTCATTCCCTGCAGAGACAGGAGTCAGCCTGGATCCCAGCAGCAAGGAATACACACTGATAGTTGTATGGCAGGAGTTATTCTCCGTCACTCAGTGACCTTCCACCAAAAGTGGCCATCCCCAAACCTTGGCCTTGGGCTGACTGTATCTGAGCAGGTGCCAGGAGCTCCAGCACGAAGCTGTGTCAGGCAGCAGGCAGTGTGTGGATTGCACAGGCAGTGTGTGTGCCTGCAGGGTGCAACAGAGAAATGTTGTTGTCCAGCACCCCCGGACTGCTGAGCCACCCTCCTGCAAGAATTCTGATGTCCTTCTTGTAGGGGAGGGGGGGCCTTTAGCAGGCTGTGTGTAAATACACACACAGGGGTTCAGATTTACTGTTTGTCAGTGGCACAAGCATAAGCTTGTACAACAAATATGGCAAAACACAGGTACTTCCTTTTACTGCTGTTTAAACCACAACAGCATGGTAGTCCAGAGCTCTCCTTTCTACTTGAACTGCCACCTAACTGCTCAGGAACCATTCAGGGAACATGCTGCCACGTAAGTAAGAACATGTATAGCTTCATTTAGTTGGAGTTATGAGCATGTAAACGGCAATCCTCTTTGTGCAAAGATTTATTTTGCTAATCTTGTGGCTGTCTGAGCACATCCACAGAGATGAAGGGAGGACTGGCGGATTTCTTCTGGGAACTTTAGGTGGACCCTTTCAAGTCTTTACAGCTACTGTACCTTGTTAGTGTTGTagccagaggggcagggagcgACTGGGTCATGAAGGGAGCAGTAGAGCACGGCATCTGGCATACCTGGAAACAGAGAGACAGATCCAGAGCAGAGTTTCATGAATCAAAGCAAAGCTAACACAAAGATGTGGCTTGCAGATCTGAAAAAGGGAACAGGATGTTGTCCCCCAGACAAGTACATCCATTCtgacaaagaaaatattgttcATCTATCTCTCAGCACCAAAGAAGGCAGACTTCTTCCCCAGCTTTACTAACTGCCTGGAGAAGattgcagcagcaggacaaaccATGAAACAATACCCTTTGGTTCTGCAGCTTGCATAGCTGCTTTGGgatttatttatgtttcttcTTGATTAATACTTCACCTATTATAATTTTCCAGACCCAACAGCTGACTCACTCGATCACTCAACTGATAACTGAGACATTGGTGACACTCGACACAATCCAAACTAGCTACAATCGCTAGCCTAGGACTTTTAAGGAAGGACAaagtagaatcacagaatggtttgagctggaagggactttagAGATCCACaccccatgggcagggataccttccactagaccatgTTATTCAAAGCCCtatccaacctggtcttgaacatttccagggatggggcatccacaacttctttgGGCAATTTAAGtggctcaccaccctcacagaaaagaaCAGGAGAGTGAGATAATGAATCAATTACACAAATGAGAAATTTATCATCCCTGACAGACTGGAGGTTTCAAATGTCAGAAAGCTAGACAGTATGTCTCAGTGACATACAGCCTTCTCTTCAGAGATAGTCATTGAAACTGGTAAAGCCTCCTGGAAGTTCCAGACAAAgacatttttcaatttttcttgaAGGAGTTAATTGCTCCAAACAGGTAAAGTTTATTGAAAGTTGGGTGCAAACTTCCTTTGGAAAGCCAAACCATaactattttatatataatgaAATGCATGTCCCAAATTTttatgtgctttttaaaaaactaaaacaaacaaaacaagctttggtaactcttttttttttcttgcaaaatatGCTAGATTCCATACACAAAGAACTGTGCAAATTATAGAAATTACAGACACATCATCACTTTGTAGCCTGATTGAAGGATTTTTGGCCATACTAGTGACAACATACTATTTCAAGTCTTCCCTAGTGCCACTCTGAGTGAGAAAATCTCTAAATGTGCAAAGCCTACATCTCTCTGCCTACTGTACTGCCTGAACATGCTCTAGTGGGATCCACCTGCACTATCTCTCAGATATACAAGCAAATACTTGTACTTTACCCATAAATTTTGCAGCTCCTTCTTTATACTCTTCCAGGACGTCATGAATTTCTGCCCTGCAATCCAGATATAGGAACACAATAACTAAGCAGACAACTAAAGAGATTAGTGGTTTCGTAactaaggcttttttttccatacttATGCATTGTCTGACACTGAACTGGTATTTACCATCCAGCTGTCAGGCAGTGAAGCAGAGACAGATGGAATGAAATGCCAGAACCACAGAGCTCAAGAATCACAGCTCACAACCTGGGGCTCTCATAAGTCTATGGCAAGAAAGTAAAGCTTTTACCTGCACTGACCAGGGACCACTAACTCGATGAAAAGCATGAAGCTAGACTGTGACTTTTTGGGGAGCATGACTAATGTGTTCACATCATTCAACAACTGCACAAGCTTTATCATGTTAATCTTTCCTTTTGGTTGCAATTTATCTCGTTTTGAGAGTTAGTCGCTGCTC is part of the Prinia subflava isolate CZ2003 ecotype Zambia chromosome 3, Cam_Psub_1.2, whole genome shotgun sequence genome and harbors:
- the LOC134548837 gene encoding queuine tRNA-ribosyltransferase accessory subunit 2-like isoform X2, whose amino-acid sequence is MNYLKLVPLLCSFETVSLWGSSGRMEMTASKFMDIQRAIQPDWFQCISDGDTISGEAGRKRAKKSVDRSLSFLDICLQLQEKSPELQGSVMFGAIEGGDILEERLRSARETAKRPVGGFLLDGFQGSAMAKETKLKLIASVTAELPEDKPRMIHGVGKPDEVLECIERGVDIFESFFPFQVTERGCALVFSYNYHPDPEATVLTQNGTQDLEKNGAQEDQEEVSSADPEMTPFEISLKDKKYHDDFGPVLEGCSCYCCQRHTRAYVHHLLVTNELLAGVLLMMHNFQHYFGFFSTIQDALRDNKLHQLKELVLRQALRGPADGTLGQ
- the LOC134548837 gene encoding queuine tRNA-ribosyltransferase accessory subunit 2-like isoform X1; this encodes MTPGAGRGGPFPRGPVPRGPVRRVPGRRRAARMKLKLLGAGGGRLGSLAGLGRSGAGALALPGCLLYTRTGAAPHLSHDTLQEVRGVPGVAHVALPALAEIHDVLEEYKEGAAKFMGMPDAVLYCSLHDPVAPCPSGYNTNKTVSLWGSSGRMEMTASKFMDIQRAIQPDWFQCISDGDTISGEAGRKRAKKSVDRSLSFLDICLQLQEKSPELQGSVMFGAIEGGDILEERLRSARETAKRPVGGFLLDGFQGSAMAKETKLKLIASVTAELPEDKPRMIHGVGKPDEVLECIERGVDIFESFFPFQVTERGCALVFSYNYHPDPEATVLTQNGTQDLEKNGAQEDQEEVSSADPEMTPFEISLKDKKYHDDFGPVLEGCSCYCCQRHTRAYVHHLLVTNELLAGVLLMMHNFQHYFGFFSTIQDALRDNKLHQLKELVLRQALRGPADGTLGQ